In Methanolobus chelungpuianus, a genomic segment contains:
- a CDS encoding HD domain-containing protein: MDLIEQTREFVSGLLEGEPSTHDISHIERVEKLCLRIRETEGGDLQVLQLAALLHDAGIVREHQEGGNHAVYSAEIARQFLAERGLEENMVEHVASCILTHRFSRGMQAETIEAMILQDADRLDALGAVGIFRSLVSMGALRALKSTIGTIKETSMNAYTEDPFDGFYDYMQRKPFRIMERLNTRTARDIAEQRLRIMHLYLEELRSELE, translated from the coding sequence ATGGATCTGATCGAGCAGACCAGGGAGTTCGTCTCCGGACTGCTGGAAGGGGAGCCAAGCACCCACGACATCTCGCATATCGAGCGCGTGGAAAAGCTCTGCCTGCGCATCCGGGAGACCGAGGGAGGAGACCTGCAGGTGCTGCAGCTTGCCGCACTGCTCCATGATGCCGGCATTGTAAGGGAGCATCAGGAAGGCGGAAACCACGCAGTCTACAGCGCCGAGATAGCAAGACAGTTCCTTGCCGAGCGGGGCCTGGAAGAGAATATGGTGGAGCATGTGGCTTCCTGTATCCTCACCCATCGCTTCAGCAGAGGGATGCAGGCCGAGACCATCGAGGCCATGATACTGCAGGATGCGGACAGGCTGGATGCCCTCGGAGCCGTGGGGATCTTCCGCTCTCTCGTATCCATGGGAGCACTGAGGGCTCTGAAGAGCACCATCGGTACGATCAAGGAAACCTCAATGAACGCTTATACGGAGGACCCATTCGACGGGTTCTACGATTACATGCAAAGGAAGCCTTTCAGGATAATGGAAAGGCTGAACACCCGGACTGCAAGGGATATAGCGGAGCAGAGGTTAAGGATAATGCACCTGTACCTTGAGGAGCTGAGGTCCGAACTGGAGTAG
- a CDS encoding 4-phosphopantoate--beta-alanine ligase, with protein MTEIPRDHPRYESLITREKIVEGVRMGYTSLQGLVAQGRGEAFDYLIGEKTTESAAVAERAAVAHILLAGNPIISVNGNTAALVPESMVALADITGATLEVNLFHRSDARVHQITELLKSHGASRVLGGKGDKRLDLSHDRAIVDEEGIFSADVVLVPLEDGDRCQKLVEMGKTVIAIDLNPLSRTSLSATVTIVDNVTRALQNMTLFARDMKQQSRQSLLEVVGTYDNSKVISDALYAIQERLKQQSEERGIRWI; from the coding sequence ATGACTGAGATTCCCAGGGACCATCCGAGATACGAGTCCCTGATCACCAGGGAGAAAATAGTGGAAGGCGTAAGGATGGGCTATACAAGTCTGCAAGGGCTGGTGGCGCAGGGCAGGGGTGAGGCTTTCGATTACCTTATAGGCGAAAAGACCACGGAGTCTGCCGCTGTGGCGGAAAGGGCTGCCGTGGCACATATCCTCCTCGCAGGGAACCCGATCATATCGGTGAATGGGAACACTGCGGCGCTTGTACCCGAAAGCATGGTGGCCCTTGCAGATATCACCGGGGCGACCCTTGAAGTGAACCTGTTCCACAGGAGCGATGCCAGAGTGCATCAGATCACGGAGCTGCTCAAGTCCCACGGCGCTTCCAGGGTGCTTGGAGGCAAGGGCGACAAGAGGCTGGACCTGTCCCATGACAGGGCGATAGTGGACGAGGAGGGCATCTTCAGCGCAGATGTGGTGCTGGTGCCCCTGGAAGATGGGGACCGCTGCCAGAAACTGGTGGAGATGGGCAAGACTGTCATTGCCATTGACCTGAACCCGCTGTCAAGAACCTCACTTAGCGCCACTGTGACCATCGTCGACAATGTGACCCGGGCACTGCAGAACATGACCCTTTTCGCCAGGGACATGAAGCAGCAGAGCAGGCAGTCCCTCCTGGAAGTTGTTGGAACGTATGATAACAGCAAGGTCATCTCAGATGCCCTCTATGCCATCCAGGAAAGGCTGAAACAGCAGTCCGAAGAGAGAGGTATCCGATGGATCTGA
- a CDS encoding pantoate kinase, whose translation MNSHYALSARAFAPAHITGFFEVHDHADPMKKGSTGCGIVLSAGIETTVTMGEGIEETVILLNGKEVEGITSRTVVEMLTDRPVRVESTTQVPVECGLGASGAGSLGTAYALNRVLSLNLTTNKLNGIAHVAEVRNSSGLGDVAAQSLGGAVIRTSPGAPGVGSCDRIPSGESDVYCVVLGKLSTGMVLGSREAVRNINDAGKEAMKRLMVRPCMENFMRCARDFSIGANLATDEITDIIEAVEAIGGMASQAMLGNTVFAVGTESTGAELKEVLSGFGQVLHYRINPGSIRMI comes from the coding sequence ATGAACAGTCATTATGCGCTCAGTGCCAGAGCTTTTGCACCTGCCCACATAACAGGTTTTTTCGAAGTGCACGACCATGCGGACCCTATGAAAAAAGGCTCCACAGGCTGCGGGATAGTGCTCAGTGCAGGGATCGAGACAACGGTGACCATGGGTGAAGGCATCGAAGAGACAGTCATCCTGCTGAACGGGAAAGAAGTTGAAGGGATTACCAGCAGGACTGTTGTGGAAATGCTTACCGATAGGCCTGTCAGGGTTGAGAGCACTACCCAGGTGCCGGTTGAATGCGGACTGGGTGCATCCGGCGCCGGCTCCCTTGGAACGGCCTATGCGCTAAACCGGGTACTGTCGCTGAACCTTACCACCAATAAGCTCAACGGGATAGCGCATGTTGCTGAAGTCCGCAACAGCAGCGGGCTCGGGGATGTGGCAGCGCAGTCACTGGGAGGAGCCGTGATAAGAACCTCACCGGGGGCTCCGGGTGTGGGTTCATGCGACAGGATACCTTCAGGCGAATCGGATGTATACTGTGTGGTCCTGGGAAAGCTGTCCACGGGCATGGTGCTGGGAAGCCGAGAGGCTGTGAGAAATATAAATGATGCAGGAAAGGAAGCCATGAAAAGGCTTATGGTAAGACCCTGCATGGAGAATTTCATGAGATGTGCCAGGGACTTTTCCATTGGTGCAAACCTTGCTACTGATGAGATCACGGATATTATTGAGGCTGTGGAGGCCATAGGTGGAATGGCATCCCAGGCCATGCTGGGCAACACGGTCTTTGCAGTCGGGACAGAGAGCACGGGTGCAGAATTGAAGGAGGTTCTCTCCGGTTTCGGCCAGGTGCTGCACTACAGGATAAATCCGGGCAGTATCAGAATGATCTGA
- the coaBC gene encoding bifunctional phosphopantothenoylcysteine decarboxylase/phosphopantothenate--cysteine ligase CoaBC, whose protein sequence is MPQIPNRHPTLWIRSSKSGSLEGRTIVLAVTGSIAAVRTVELARELIRRGADVYAVMSEAASWIINPMALHYATGNEVVTAISGKVEHVEFFGKEGRADLLLVAPATANTVGKMATGIDDTPVTTFATTAIGAGKPVMVVPAMHEDMYRHPAVADNLEKLRSWGIAIVGPRMEEGIAKISSNEEIVLETERMLKGHSLRGKKILITSGSTAEAVDPIRILTNRASGKTGAELALEAYRRGAEVTIVHRNRLGMGGIREIFAESAGQMTDAVLEELSEGYDVLISAAAIGDYTLEAAGTKIKSGGSPVISLTPTRKLITEARKAFPEIRIIGFKAETGIDREELFHRALQTLANSGLDMIVANDVSQGGMGTDENSVYLIRPDRKEHGNIRGPKSLIAGALMDEIAMMLSAGDKIK, encoded by the coding sequence ATGCCCCAGATTCCAAACAGACATCCCACCCTCTGGATCAGATCCTCAAAGTCCGGCTCACTGGAAGGCAGGACCATAGTGCTGGCGGTCACAGGCAGCATAGCAGCCGTGCGGACAGTGGAGCTTGCACGGGAACTGATACGCAGGGGAGCGGACGTATATGCGGTCATGAGCGAGGCCGCATCCTGGATCATCAATCCCATGGCCCTGCACTACGCTACAGGGAATGAGGTAGTCACTGCGATCTCCGGAAAGGTGGAGCATGTGGAGTTCTTTGGGAAAGAAGGCAGGGCCGACCTACTTCTTGTGGCACCTGCAACTGCCAACACTGTCGGAAAGATGGCGACAGGTATAGATGACACACCTGTAACGACCTTTGCAACTACTGCCATCGGAGCAGGCAAGCCTGTCATGGTGGTGCCTGCCATGCATGAGGATATGTACAGGCACCCTGCTGTGGCAGATAACCTGGAGAAATTAAGGTCGTGGGGGATAGCCATCGTTGGGCCCAGGATGGAAGAGGGTATCGCCAAGATAAGCAGCAACGAAGAGATAGTGCTTGAGACCGAGCGGATGTTAAAAGGCCACAGCCTGCGAGGGAAGAAGATACTCATCACAAGCGGCTCGACGGCAGAAGCTGTTGATCCCATAAGGATCCTCACCAACCGTGCATCGGGAAAGACAGGTGCCGAACTGGCGCTGGAAGCCTATCGCAGGGGCGCCGAGGTTACAATCGTTCACAGGAACAGGCTTGGCATGGGCGGTATCCGGGAGATTTTCGCAGAGAGCGCAGGGCAGATGACAGATGCCGTGCTGGAGGAGCTCTCAGAAGGTTACGACGTGCTGATAAGCGCTGCAGCCATCGGGGACTATACACTGGAGGCAGCCGGGACGAAGATCAAGTCCGGAGGCTCACCCGTAATCTCACTTACACCCACGCGCAAGCTGATAACGGAAGCAAGGAAAGCGTTCCCGGAAATAAGGATAATAGGGTTCAAGGCGGAGACAGGAATAGACAGAGAAGAGCTTTTCCACCGTGCATTGCAGACACTCGCCAACTCCGGCCTTGACATGATAGTTGCCAACGATGTCAGCCAGGGAGGCATGGGAACGGATGAGAACAGTGTGTATCTTATCAGGCCCGACAGGAAGGAGCATGGCAATATAAGGGGTCCGAAGAGCCTGATCGCAGGTGCCCTGATGGACGAGATCGCAATGATGCTTTCTGCAGGGGATAAAATTAAATGA
- a CDS encoding GNAT family N-acetyltransferase, with translation MTPLIFPRPGTLEDKHKLLVLYREVATLSGGIIREASEVTEEYVDKFVRNSLTGGMIFVVDDAGSDRLIGEIHTYRPALKALSHVLEHLTVVVHPDFQRKGIGRTLFKTMLDKVRSEHPGVLRVELIAKESNYAALNLYSSLGFIEEGRMVKRIRRPDGSLEDDVLLVWMNPDYKGIR, from the coding sequence TTGACCCCTCTGATATTTCCACGTCCTGGAACCCTTGAAGACAAGCACAAGCTTTTAGTCCTCTATCGTGAAGTTGCCACTCTTTCAGGCGGCATTATCCGGGAAGCCTCTGAGGTCACAGAGGAATATGTGGACAAGTTTGTCAGGAACAGTCTTACAGGCGGCATGATCTTTGTAGTCGATGATGCCGGGAGCGACAGGCTCATCGGGGAGATACACACCTACAGGCCTGCCCTCAAGGCTCTTTCTCATGTTCTTGAGCACCTGACAGTCGTAGTGCATCCCGACTTCCAGAGGAAAGGCATTGGGAGGACGCTTTTCAAAACAATGCTTGATAAGGTGAGGTCAGAACATCCCGGGGTTCTCAGGGTCGAGCTGATAGCAAAGGAGAGCAATTACGCTGCACTGAACCTTTACAGTTCTCTTGGCTTTATCGAGGAGGGCAGGATGGTAAAAAGGATACGGAGGCCTGATGGCAGTCTTGAGGATGACGTACTGCTGGTGTGGATGAATCCGGATTATAAAGGGATTCGGTAA
- a CDS encoding formylglycine-generating enzyme family protein, with amino-acid sequence MWCDTKRVISILIVLLLAISVTGCTSDDNGDDNADGSLSSGTGDAGDELTNSIGMEFRYVEAGTFTMGSPKYAASQPVHQVRLQKPFYIGRYEVTQEQWVEIMGSNPSVSQGNKKPVESVSWNEVQEFIAKLNKEEGTAKYRLPTEAEWEYASRAGTTTLYSLGEMDEKEGPFLRDYAWYQPNSGGSTHNVGEKLPNPWGLHDTYGNVAELVQDSWGDTYSAAKEDGSAVVKSGSTLVVARGGSYSSKDNALESAYRAKKDARDGDANTGFRLVMEA; translated from the coding sequence ATGTGGTGCGATACTAAAAGAGTAATATCTATCCTTATAGTGCTCCTTTTAGCTATATCAGTTACAGGATGCACTTCAGATGACAATGGTGACGATAATGCAGATGGCAGTCTGTCCTCAGGCACTGGGGATGCAGGTGATGAGCTCACCAACTCCATAGGTATGGAATTCCGGTATGTGGAAGCCGGCACTTTCACAATGGGCTCTCCCAAGTATGCCGCTTCCCAGCCGGTACATCAGGTGAGGCTGCAGAAGCCGTTCTATATCGGCAGGTATGAGGTCACCCAGGAGCAGTGGGTCGAGATCATGGGCAGCAATCCTTCAGTATCACAGGGCAATAAGAAGCCTGTAGAGAGTGTGTCCTGGAACGAGGTTCAGGAATTCATAGCCAAGCTCAATAAAGAGGAGGGCACTGCCAAATACAGGCTGCCTACAGAGGCAGAATGGGAGTATGCGTCCAGGGCAGGCACGACCACTCTTTACTCGCTCGGCGAGATGGACGAAAAGGAAGGTCCCTTCCTGAGAGACTATGCATGGTATCAACCCAATTCAGGGGGAAGCACTCACAATGTCGGTGAAAAGCTTCCAAATCCCTGGGGACTGCATGACACATACGGCAACGTGGCCGAACTCGTGCAGGACAGCTGGGGAGATACCTATTCGGCTGCAAAGGAAGACGGCAGTGCAGTAGTGAAGAGCGGAAGCACACTTGTGGTCGCCAGGGGCGGAAGTTACTCCAGCAAGGATAATGCGCTTGAATCTGCCTACCGTGCAAAGAAGGACGCCCGCGATGGGGATGCTAATACCGGTTTCAGGCTCGTGATGGAGGCCTGA
- a CDS encoding Vms1/Ankzf1 family peptidyl-tRNA hydrolase translates to MAEQGKPEKGKLTGNINSLFSRYTGKEKLEEEISRLNSRIAELEAEAGILQKRMDKCAESEKRAVAAKQAAEESLNAAEVRIVTLEHELESHKGSAPSQAGYRLVETLSLRRAKDHLQSLSSLRSSSADLLTAYMPPGRSLSGEAYRDMPAALIDPEALQLIQRTDSSTGWVLFYDPGHLVNELLVPPFQVGHAEWSAGSSFNVEPLLKLIEREEAALVIVAHAGESLVAYSRDSGETDFYELVRSNVKSKHSKGGFSQRRFERLRDEEVVHHAEKARAALIKLLGSLQVAPDYFLLGGDEQLAKAISSGVAEDTPRLVSSADVRIEKHNINEIMKQMLVLRRYKL, encoded by the coding sequence ATGGCAGAACAGGGCAAGCCTGAAAAAGGCAAACTTACGGGCAACATCAATTCCCTATTCAGCAGGTATACGGGGAAGGAAAAGCTGGAGGAAGAGATCAGCCGGCTGAACTCACGTATAGCTGAACTCGAAGCGGAGGCAGGCATCCTGCAAAAGCGCATGGATAAGTGTGCTGAGAGTGAAAAGAGAGCTGTGGCAGCAAAGCAAGCTGCGGAAGAGAGCCTTAATGCCGCAGAAGTGAGAATCGTCACCCTTGAGCACGAGCTTGAGTCCCATAAGGGTTCCGCTCCTTCGCAGGCAGGCTACAGGCTTGTCGAAACTCTCTCCCTGCGCAGGGCAAAGGATCACTTGCAGTCCTTATCCTCATTAAGGTCATCCTCTGCTGACCTGCTGACAGCATACATGCCTCCCGGGAGATCCCTGTCAGGGGAGGCATACAGAGATATGCCTGCAGCCCTGATCGACCCGGAGGCTCTGCAGCTTATCCAGAGAACTGACTCTTCCACAGGATGGGTGCTTTTCTATGACCCGGGTCACTTGGTCAACGAGTTGCTTGTCCCCCCGTTCCAGGTAGGACATGCTGAATGGTCTGCAGGGAGCTCTTTCAATGTGGAGCCTTTGCTGAAGCTGATAGAGCGGGAGGAAGCAGCCCTGGTGATTGTCGCCCATGCAGGCGAGTCCCTTGTAGCTTACTCCCGCGACTCGGGGGAGACAGACTTCTACGAACTTGTCCGGAGCAACGTTAAGTCCAAGCACTCGAAAGGGGGATTCAGCCAGAGGCGATTTGAGCGACTCCGGGATGAGGAAGTGGTTCATCATGCTGAAAAGGCACGGGCTGCCCTTATAAAGCTGCTTGGGTCCCTGCAGGTGGCTCCTGATTACTTCCTGCTCGGAGGCGATGAACAGCTGGCAAAGGCGATAAGCTCAGGTGTGGCGGAAGATACACCGCGGCTGGTGTCGTCTGCAGATGTGCGTATTGAAAAACATAATATCAATGAGATAATGAAGCAAATGCTCGTTCTGAGACGTTACAAGTTGTGA
- a CDS encoding DUF7109 family protein, whose protein sequence is MITKDELSGIIDALGALSEKEVCSVAQEISFIRKEDFSPDIITQMCREALDEHLLELIGPAEIRPTSAQKAASDGGTEGPACYIPGPNAFPDVPFELSEAIDILMITKKEVDWEKVSSRFSASLHAKAMQMSEDISSLPGGRPAEKELSCLSERYSNLLNLYYDYDSWLPDGMGDMEDELQDLSMKLEDLRAAQGI, encoded by the coding sequence ATGATCACAAAGGATGAACTGTCAGGTATAATTGATGCGCTTGGCGCTTTAAGCGAGAAGGAAGTGTGCTCCGTGGCACAGGAGATATCTTTTATCAGGAAGGAGGATTTCTCGCCGGACATTATCACTCAGATGTGCCGCGAGGCACTTGATGAGCATCTGCTCGAACTCATAGGCCCTGCTGAGATTCGTCCCACGTCAGCACAAAAGGCAGCATCGGATGGTGGCACTGAGGGACCGGCCTGTTATATTCCCGGTCCGAATGCGTTCCCTGATGTTCCATTCGAGCTGAGTGAGGCCATCGATATCCTCATGATCACAAAAAAGGAAGTGGACTGGGAAAAGGTCTCATCACGCTTTTCTGCAAGCCTGCACGCTAAGGCTATGCAAATGAGCGAGGACATCTCCTCTCTCCCCGGAGGCAGGCCGGCTGAAAAAGAGCTATCCTGTCTTTCCGAGCGGTACAGCAATCTGCTAAATCTCTACTACGATTACGATTCCTGGCTGCCTGATGGAATGGGCGACATGGAAGATGAACTGCAGGATCTTAGCATGAAGCTTGAGGATCTCAGGGCTGCACAAGGTATTTGA
- a CDS encoding SAM-dependent methyltransferase, translating into MARDRRDKYYWRAKDEGFRSRASYKLFQINEKHHIIKQGDTVVDLGAAPGGWLEVAKQISGGRVIGVDLQKISPIEGIETIKGDITSDRTIEKIVGMVGVRGADVVICDAAPNLSGNWSLDHAKSIDLTTSALGCAKKILKPGGNFVVKVFQGDMFKDFVDRVGRNFSYVHSYTPDASRSQSAEIYVVGKKFLTSPVRKGDEFDVEINELGASGDGAVLIDNFVVFVKDVKVGDNVRIKIEDVKPNFAFAKVMGQKGE; encoded by the coding sequence ATGGCAAGAGACAGACGAGACAAGTATTACTGGAGGGCCAAGGATGAGGGCTTTCGTTCACGGGCATCCTATAAGCTTTTCCAGATCAACGAGAAACATCATATCATTAAGCAGGGAGATACCGTGGTCGACCTGGGAGCTGCACCGGGAGGCTGGCTCGAGGTTGCAAAACAGATCTCCGGCGGAAGGGTCATTGGAGTGGACCTGCAGAAGATCTCTCCTATCGAAGGTATCGAAACAATAAAAGGTGACATCACCTCCGACAGGACCATTGAGAAAATAGTGGGAATGGTAGGTGTAAGAGGTGCTGATGTCGTTATCTGTGATGCCGCCCCCAATCTTTCAGGCAACTGGAGCCTGGACCATGCAAAATCCATAGACCTGACCACTTCGGCCCTTGGCTGCGCCAAGAAGATCCTCAAGCCTGGCGGCAACTTTGTTGTCAAGGTCTTCCAGGGCGACATGTTCAAGGATTTCGTTGACAGGGTGGGCAGGAATTTCTCCTACGTACACTCCTATACCCCGGATGCGTCCCGCTCCCAGAGCGCAGAGATATATGTTGTCGGGAAAAAGTTCCTCACATCTCCTGTCCGCAAAGGCGATGAGTTCGATGTGGAAATAAACGAGCTTGGCGCAAGCGGTGACGGTGCAGTGCTGATCGATAATTTCGTGGTCTTCGTGAAGGATGTCAAAGTAGGCGACAATGTGCGCATAAAGATCGAAGATGTGAAGCCGAATTTCGCATTTGCTAAGGTCATGGGGCAGAAAGGTGAATAA
- a CDS encoding tetratricopeptide repeat protein encodes MALEELFSKGVPKRSILAILIVLVILTGCIFIGDYSKKRTSAEVEARWEQALIHRQQKDFGSAVSTYNSVFGIISSSDYPDEYAMTHYHLGKIYEEMALYGNTSANLQNSISSYSNALAFFSKEGSPAEHALVQYSLGDAYLRLYDSSGDPERLDTSITAYKESLSYYTFARDPVYYASANNKLGNAYRKKGLSGGETNTLSEAIGFYNESLRVFRKDTYPQEYAGVQNNLGNLYMEMARMEGSPDKLNLAIISYNNALEVLTLENNPVEYVTVQNNLGNAYFELSATRDRSENIEKSVNAYRESLKVFTIDLFPVEHKGVLANIARAYKSL; translated from the coding sequence ATGGCACTGGAAGAACTGTTCTCAAAAGGTGTTCCCAAACGCAGCATCCTGGCCATTCTAATCGTCCTCGTTATTCTGACAGGCTGCATCTTCATTGGCGATTACTCAAAGAAGCGCACATCCGCCGAGGTGGAGGCACGGTGGGAGCAGGCCCTGATCCACAGGCAACAAAAGGATTTCGGGAGCGCGGTCAGTACATATAACAGCGTTTTTGGGATCATCTCCTCGTCCGACTATCCTGATGAGTATGCAATGACCCATTACCATCTTGGAAAGATATATGAAGAGATGGCCCTGTATGGGAACACTTCCGCCAACCTTCAGAACAGTATCTCTTCTTATTCAAATGCACTCGCATTCTTCTCAAAGGAAGGCAGCCCTGCAGAGCATGCTCTTGTACAGTATAGCCTTGGAGATGCATATCTCCGATTATATGATTCAAGCGGCGATCCTGAAAGGCTGGACACTTCAATAACCGCTTACAAGGAGTCTCTCAGTTACTACACCTTTGCAAGGGACCCGGTATATTACGCCTCAGCAAATAATAAGCTTGGGAACGCATACAGGAAGAAGGGCCTTTCAGGCGGGGAAACGAATACACTTTCTGAAGCTATCGGCTTCTATAATGAATCGCTGAGGGTCTTCAGGAAAGACACCTACCCGCAGGAATATGCAGGCGTGCAGAACAACCTTGGTAACCTCTACATGGAGATGGCTCGCATGGAGGGCAGTCCTGATAAGCTTAACCTGGCTATAATTTCCTACAACAATGCCCTTGAGGTACTTACCCTGGAGAACAATCCGGTAGAGTATGTCACAGTCCAGAATAACCTGGGAAATGCCTATTTCGAGTTATCCGCGACCAGGGACAGGTCTGAGAACATTGAGAAGTCTGTGAATGCCTATCGCGAATCCTTGAAGGTCTTTACCATAGACCTCTTTCCGGTAGAGCATAAGGGTGTTCTGGCTAATATCGCCAGGGCCTATAAAAGCCTCTAA
- a CDS encoding histidinol phosphate phosphatase domain-containing protein gives MIDMHTHTIFSDGELIPSELVRRAVVHGYRAIGITDHVDFSNVEHVISNVKKAKYLEDEYDIRVLVGVEITHVPPARIAALARKSRQLGAEIVVVHGETLSEPVMPGTNAAAVELSDVDILAHPGFITIEEAEAACDNDVCLEITARNGHNRTNGHVARIGMEAGAILVVDTDAHSPENLITRDYARKVAMGSGLTEKQANGVLDNSLRFLKY, from the coding sequence ATGATAGATATGCATACCCATACGATTTTCAGTGACGGAGAGCTTATACCCAGCGAGCTTGTAAGGAGGGCTGTGGTCCATGGCTACAGGGCGATAGGCATCACTGATCATGTTGACTTCTCCAACGTGGAGCATGTCATAAGCAATGTTAAAAAGGCCAAGTACCTGGAGGATGAGTACGATATCCGGGTGCTGGTGGGTGTCGAGATCACTCACGTGCCGCCTGCCAGGATAGCGGCCCTGGCAAGGAAATCCAGGCAGCTTGGAGCGGAGATCGTTGTGGTCCACGGTGAGACCCTCAGCGAGCCTGTCATGCCGGGAACCAATGCTGCGGCAGTGGAACTGAGCGACGTGGATATCCTTGCCCATCCGGGATTCATAACAATTGAAGAGGCTGAAGCCGCATGTGATAATGATGTATGTCTTGAGATCACCGCACGCAACGGCCATAACAGGACTAACGGCCATGTCGCACGCATAGGTATGGAAGCCGGCGCGATACTGGTAGTGGACACCGACGCCCACAGCCCTGAGAATCTTATTACCCGGGACTATGCCAGGAAAGTTGCCATGGGCTCCGGACTTACGGAAAAGCAGGCTAACGGGGTGCTGGACAATTCCCTGCGCTTCCTGAAATATTAA
- a CDS encoding cyclase family protein yields MHGRILDITVGISRDTPVFPGDPETRIEAVSSIPSEGYAVSRVTFGTHTGTHVDSPAHIFENGLSIDRVPLSSMIGKALVLDLSDGTADISQRELKAAFMNSCAENTTGVDILLLKTRRVSNGMCQSTNGHDTGIRGLMPDAGIWVAEQGFKLIGTDTLSVDAGTSLDNHRLFLENNVVILENIDVSEVSEGSYHFICLPLKLEGCDAAPARVVLIEGGFF; encoded by the coding sequence ATGCATGGCAGGATACTCGACATCACTGTAGGTATCTCAAGGGACACCCCGGTATTTCCGGGCGACCCTGAAACCCGGATAGAAGCTGTTTCTTCAATACCGTCCGAAGGGTATGCGGTCTCAAGGGTAACATTCGGGACCCATACAGGAACGCACGTGGACTCACCAGCTCACATCTTTGAAAATGGGCTAAGTATTGACCGGGTCCCTCTCAGCTCCATGATAGGTAAAGCACTTGTCCTGGACCTCTCCGATGGGACCGCCGATATCTCTCAAAGGGAACTGAAGGCAGCTTTCATGAACTCGTGTGCTGAGAACACAACAGGTGTTGACATCCTGCTGCTAAAGACCCGCAGGGTCAGTAATGGCATGTGCCAAAGCACAAATGGTCACGACACAGGTATCCGCGGACTCATGCCTGACGCAGGGATCTGGGTGGCAGAGCAGGGGTTCAAGCTTATTGGTACGGATACTCTTTCTGTGGACGCGGGCACTTCTCTGGACAATCACAGGCTCTTTCTGGAAAACAACGTTGTCATCCTGGAGAATATTGACGTTTCCGAAGTGTCAGAAGGTTCATATCACTTCATCTGCCTTCCATTGAAACTGGAGGGCTGCGATGCAGCACCTGCCCGTGTTGTATTGATAGAAGGCGGATTCTTCTGA